CTGAGTGAAGGTTTCATGCACAGGGCAGAATGATAGTCCAGATCAGGATCAGTAGGAATAGGAAAGGTCAGATATGGGACCTGTCCCTTGCAGAGGGTAGCAGTTCTATTTGGACCTCAGGACGGGGGACTTGATGGCTCATGGGGAGAGGGAAATGGGACATTGGGCCTTTTTCCTCTGGGGGGGCACTGGCTCCAATACCAGcctttctatattttttttcttttttgcaccaTCCTATAGGATTTAATAGAGAGAATctgatccctgctctagaatCCCATAGGAGAGTCCAAAAACTCCCAGAGACACACAGGGGTTTTATCTCAACATCTACGGactgcttcccccagccccaatccattTTGACACCAATCAATTCATAGCATTTTTCTAAGAGTAATGAAGATAATCTGCATTTCACACGCAAAGCCTAGTTAGCCCATGGCTGGTCTAGCCAGCCAAAGAGCCAGGAAAATGGGTGTCTACTTTAGTGCTGTTTCTGCAGAATGTTCTGGATCCAGGGGATGAAGGTGGAGAGTCTTGTGAACACGCTTGGTTGGTAGAAATTCCCATCAACATATGAAGCGATGCCCTGGGCCACTCCGTCACATGCCAAGGGGCCACCAGAATCACCCAGGGAATAAGAATAACCACAATTATGTCTTGAACTTCTCTAGCATGACTTTTTATCTACAGATGTGATTGCATGAGAGCTGAGATGGTTAAATATTTGGAAAGAAATATGTTTTGTGTaagaaaatggccttttttcaacTTTGGCAACTTCACCAAAAAGTTTTCTGTTTGgaagtttcctttttttttttttttgtttatttgggtAGCACTTGGACGGGTTAGGCAGAGTTTGGTAGAGTTGTGTTTGAATTGGATAGTGTTTGAATTGTGTGGATGTAGGTAGGGATGAGTTTGGGTAGAGTTTAGTTGGACAGGGTGTATGTTGGGTAGAGCTGGATAGGACAGGGGTTAATTTAGTAGAGATTTGGTAGAGTTGGTAAAGTTTAGGGAGAGTTGGAGTTGGGGAGAGTTTTACAGGACAGGGGTTAAGTTTGATAGAGTTGGATAGGGTTGCGTTGGGAGGGGTGAGTTAAGTGTCGAGTTGGTAGGTTTGTGTAGGGTGGGGTTTGCATTTGGGGTAGGGTTGGGAGGATTGTGTTGAGGGTGGTTGAGTTTGAGGTAGGGTTGTATAGGgttgtgttgggaggtgagtttAGTGTAGCGTTGGTAGGTTTGTGTAGGGTGGGGTTTGCGTTTGGGGTAGCGTTGGAATGGATTGTGTTGGCCAGGGTTTCAGATGAAGGAATGTCATTAGCCATGTATAATAATGGAACTTGGCCAAGCTAGTGGAAGCTGTGCTGAGCTGGTCTCACGATCACCTCACCTCTTTGAGCTGATCTGATGTCTGCATCAACACCTCGTCTCCCAAGCGGGGCTAGGTTGGTAGGGGATCACTGCACAATTAGATATTTAGCCCTGGAAAAcacctccccattccctcccagcaGTGACCTCCTGGAACCAAGGAGCCTCTAGGTCAGAAGGATACTTACCCGATAAGGTAATTTGCGCATGCTGGGCTTCCCCACACACAGCATCGTTGAGGGGTTGTATCCAGAATACAGCTCACACACATTGTCCCTCATGACCTCCAGGTCCACCTCACGGAGCATGTCAGTTCTTATGTTCAAGCCAGTCCGACCCCACCCGGCCACGCTGCACATGGATCCCGGCCTCACCCTGGAGTTGGCATTTGGCAGAGGGATGTGCCGCACCCAGTTATTCAGCACTACGCTGTGTGACAGCTGCCATGGACGTGAGGGAAAATGGGGAACCAGATCAGCACAGGGAGTGGAGCTGGGAGGGGCCAACATGTCCTAACAGAGGAAAATGGAGATGTGTCCAGTGCATGAGTGTGAGGTGATGGGGGTGGAGTGATTGGATGGGGGTTGTACCTCCCGAAGTGTGAGATGGGATgggggcagtacctgcagcagtgtgcGGTCACTGGGGCAGGATGACAAAATGGGGGCGGTACCTGCAGCAACATGATTTCATTGTTACGGGTCTCTCTGTTGTATTGTGGATGGGGGATCTGGCAGTGCACAGGGATTTTCTGTTGGCTCTGTTCCCATTGTTGAATGTTATGGGCTCCCAGGTACACAGTGATCCTGCTGTAAAAACCAAGAGCAATACATGGGCATTTGGGGCAGGAGTGTACTGAGGTGGGGGATGGGCACATGGTATGACATAAGTACTGATCCTGTGGGGACAGGGCAGTGATCTCAGACTCCTTCATTCCCCTTGTCCCCTGGGTCTCAGCTCCGCTCCAGGCAGGTGACCCCTCCCAGCTAGATCCAAACAGGGGTCTACGCCCaggtgcccccaccccagagccctgcagaacTCTCCTGTGGCTgtgagcccctccctgccccaattgGGACACTGGGCCAGAGCCCAGCTTGTGTCAATGGGATGTAGCTTCATTGGTGTCAATGGGGCTGGACCCAGCTGGTGCCAatggccgtagctccattgatttaccCACTGTTGGATCTGGACCATGGTTTGCACAGTCCCCTAGAGATACGCTGATGCCCCCTGAGCAGATCAgacccctgggctctgctctcccagcctgtcacactcactgctccttccctgcaacCTACAACGGCACCAGAGCTCCCGGCTGCCCCATCACCTGCTAACGTCCGACCTGCCCCGACATCCCCAGCACAGAGGCGCTTACTCTCCATTGCAGTGAGCGGCCGTCAGCATGAAGTTCTCTGACACCAGGAACCCTCCACATTGAGACCTATTGTCTCCCGTTTGTATATCCAAATAAGCCATGTAGGGCCTGGAATGGGGCTGGGCTTCCTGTCCTCCGATGATATCACCTGGTGGGGGGGAACAGATTCATATAAAGAACCCCATTGTCtccttgggctgggctgggatcaaTCTCCCCATCCCAAAGGGGAGTCCGCACAGCCTCAACCCAACCCCTGTGATACTCTCCCTGGGAGATTCCTGTACCAGAAACTTTGCCCCATGCTGAGCTCTCCCCCACActggacactccatggggccggAGGGTAAATCTAAAGCTCTCACCTTCCTGGATTGAGAATCAGTGGCAAATGCACCAGGAGTGGGTAATGGCTTTGGGGGCCAGTAGCACCCAGAACGCCACTCACATGTCCCCTGCTGATATTTCACCTTCTCCATCAACCCACAGTAACAAGCTAGGGCTGCTcccaagctgcccccccccccgcaactcttTTT
This DNA window, taken from Emys orbicularis isolate rEmyOrb1 chromosome 12, rEmyOrb1.hap1, whole genome shotgun sequence, encodes the following:
- the LOC135887002 gene encoding cathepsin G-like — protein: MSLTMQLLILILLLVAFLLPPGSQAGDIIGGQEAQPHSRPYMAYLDIQTGDNRSQCGGFLVSENFMLTAAHCNGDRITVYLGAHNIQQWEQSQQKIPVHCQIPHPQYNRETRNNEIMLLQLSHSVVLNNWVRHIPLPNANSRVRPGSMCSVAGWGRTGLNIRTDMLREVDLEVMRDNVCELYSGYNPSTMLCVGKPSMRKLPYRGDSGGPLACDGVAQGIASYVDGNFYQPSVFTRLSTFIPWIQNILQKQH